The genomic stretch CCTCACTATTGGTTTTAAGACTTAAAAGCTGGCTTTAAACTCAACGAACTTAACTCCATGCAAACCGAAAGGTATATATGTAGTGGTAGTAAAATTTgacaaaattacaaattaaacGAACTTATTTTTCTGCTTCGTTGACCTAAAACACTTAAcaacattcatttattccacaaacatttatcaagcacttgTAGGCCAGGCAGGAGATTACAGAAATGAACAACAGCATTTTAGGGAGGGATATCTAAAACCATCTTTTGTGAAACCATTAATGACTTAGAAGTTCTTCCTATAACATCTACAGAAGAAAATATTCATCTAAACTGAAATGATGGAGTGACTATCTACACAAcggaataaaaacagcatgacagCATAAACATTGTCACTGGATTCTAGCATCTGGAACACACTAGCCCACAAAATTAAGTTTCACGTCTAAAAATTgtaccaacaacccccaaacttaTTATGCAAAAATCAAGTCATTTTGACACGTCAAAGAAAGTGAAGGAAACCTGAAGTTTTCGGGTATTAGCAAACAATATGTTCCAAGTAACTACCACAATGGTTTCTAAAACAAAGCTTCAcatttttcacctaacagatatgaacataagaaaaattgaaattatgCATTACAGTCAATCAATATGCAAAATAATCAGTATTTAATCAAGCATAAAGGTGATATAAAAACGCATTccctgtttcatttaaaaaattgttttctagTCATACTACTAAACGCATCCTGAATTTTTATATTAACACACCAAACATTTCATTTCAAAGATTTACCGCAAAATTATTTTCACCACTTGTAACAGTTCTTCTCAACTTAATATTCTTGGAAAATGCCTGAACACAATTTCCGTCCACTAAATCCAGAAATCCTCCACACTATAAAACTACTAAATTTCGAAAACAAATAGTCTTGTATCACATTTCTATAattaaaaaccaaagcaaaacaagAACCGCCTATGTGTCCAGACTTCTAGATTTTAAACTGCCAATGCTGAAATACATTAACAACGTAAACTAGATAACAAAGTCCAAAGCAATTCATGTTGCTAGTACTGCATTTTACAAAAAGCAcaccatttaaaaacattcaaGTAGGAAGCTCTAAGAGAAATACTCCAGTCACAAGTCTCTGCTTCAACAAAACCTTCAAATGCAATCATTTTTTTCAACAGGTTATACTGACTGGCATTACCCTAATCTTGAATAATGATTTCTGCCAACTGCCCAATTTACCTTAGGTCATCTCCGGGAATCCGGAGCCAAGGAGGATTTTAGGGTCCAGAAATCTTAACCGAGCCTGCAATAGGATACAACTCAGTACATTTAGTACTGAATAACCCAGAGTTAACTCTCACCGGAGCTCCTCAGATTTTTCACTATGAAGTATACATAAGCAGCACACATAACGTCCAAACACTTATAATCTAGTAGCTAAACCTCACGCACAAGTGTGCAACCCCGTCACTAACCTGTAGATTCTCAATGCCCCTCCCACCCATTTCACGTGGCTGCAACCTAGCACCTCTAGTCTTCAATAGAGAAACTTAATCCACTCTCCATCAAAATCACCCACCCTCCACATCACATTGGATCTCCTCCTGCTGAAGGTTCTCTTCTAAGGGAAATCTAAAGGTGGTGCTCATAGCAGCCCCCTCCCTACTCGGGGACCAAGGGCCTGACATCTTACAATTCTCAGAGGCTCGAGGCGGACTCACACCCACTCTACGAAGTCCGGCTTCTCAAACTGCCGACACCCCCGAGGGTAAGCCCCGCCCCAAAGCTGGGCCTTGGAAGCTTTTTGCTGCAACCCCCTCCACCTTCAGGCCACGAAAACGGCCAGTTTCGAAACTTCCGCCCTAGACTCACGGGCGTATACCGACTACAGCTTCCTCCCCACAGGTGTGTCCTGACTGTAGTCCCCTTTTTCTGGTAGGCTATAGGGGCCTCCTTTCCACTCGGGTGGAGGGAGTGTCCTCACTTCGGGGAACAGTTACAATCTCTGCGGCACTTGAGGGCAGAGAGAGACTCTCGCTCTATAGGGATGTACTGTGTTTTCACTGCAGTTCCCGTTAGTTCACAGGGCGCTGGGCCACCCAGCTCTGGCCTCCTCCCTCTCCGACCACGGGGGCGTCCTTGCTATGGTCTCGTTCCCTCTTCGGTAGGCAGGCTCATCCTCTTGTATCCTCCTCGCATCCTCTCCGGCCTGAGAGGCGCAAGTGGCGCCCCGGGCCTCCCCGCAGTCATGCCCCGACCCTTTTGTGTGGGGCGCTCGCTGCGGCGGGCTCCGAGGCCTCCGAaggccccgccccgggccaccaagGGGCGGCTCGAGCCCCGCACAGCCCCGCCCGTTCCGGGGCTGCGGGAGTCTTACCGGGGAGAGCTGCGCGGCACCCGCACCCAGACCCGAGTTACCCCCCGCGCGAGTGCCTCTGCCCTGAGGCCGACAGCCCCAGCCTGAACGGCTTCCCGGAGCCCACAGCAGCCGTCACCTCCTTCGCCGCTTCACAAAATGGCCGCCGGCCCGCTCAGCAGCTCCGCGTTCCAGAAAGGGCGGGGCGAAGTGGTTGACGTCACGAGGCGGGGCGGCACAAGCGCAGTGAGCTTCTAGGACAAGCTCCCGGAAGTTGCCGGTGTTTGCGGGAAGGGAAGCTTTGAGTCCCTGCGTGCGACTTTTGTGCACTAGCTCCGCCTTGGGGGAGAGATTGCGCGGTGGGATCCGCACTAGTATTTGGCTCTGACTTCCTGTAGTTACGTCACTTCTTCGAGCCTCCGCAACAGGGGactagaggggaagggaggggaagggatttCTACCTCCCAGGATTTTTGAGGATTAACTAGACTATAAAGTGGTGACTCGTTCTATTGATGATGCCCTGACAAAATAATCAAAAgctgattcatttttttctccatttaaaattttcagtctCGGGAACCTTACCCATCAGTCCTTATGAAGCCCTCCACAGCTGCACTGTAGtactttattaaataaaaaaattattcttgtgCTGTTTTGATCCTAGCAACTCAGACTCCACCACCGCTGCCAATACCCTAATTCCTTAATGTTACCATAATTGAACTAATCTTCCAAGTCAGAAAATGAGTCAACTAACAAAATCAGGAACTAAGTTCCCACAACCCCCAACGAGTTTGGGAAAGGTTTGTGTCATAAACTACCCTGGTGCTAGCCCTGTACAGCTTTAAAAAACCAGGCAACACTCTTGAACcaaatctgtattatatattatctTTGTAGGtgtaatataaaaacaaaacatactgAATACAATGTGGTATCCAGAATTGGATCCTGAAGCAGAAAAAGGGCATTCGTGAGAAAACTGGTGAAGTCTGAGTAAAATCTGAAGTTTAATACTAATGTACAGATGTTAATCTTTTAGTTTTGACAATGTACAAGTTTTATGTTAAGATGTTAAAATCAGAGAAATTGGGTGATGGATATGCAACTCTATGATCTTTGCAAACTTtctctaaatttaaaatttttttaaataaaagattttattcaAAAAACTTCTAATTCCATCTCCTCCTTCCCTTATGTATCTGCATTCATCATACTTTAGCCTAGtggctttcaaacttttttgaCTATCGCTCACATAAGAAATACATTTGTAGCCTTTATACACATTCAAATATATAACCAAAATAAAGCATGTGTGATGTACTAATTAATTTTGTTCTCTCACTCTTTTTAGTGCTGGTAACTTCCCACCTATGGTTTCAGACCCACAAATGGCAAAACTACTCTGGCTGTTTTGGCCTTCTATCAGTTTCTCAAATACACCACGCTTTTCTATACCTCAGGCCCTTTGCTCTTGATACTCCTTCTCATTTCTCACTCATCCCTAGATGGCTCAGAAATCATGTTTTGCTTAAGTTACACCTCCTCAAAAAAGCTTTCCTAGTAACACCCAGCATGGTAGGATCGCTCCCTGCTGCTTCCTCTCACTACTCTACTTCTGCCATAGCACTCATCTCAACCTATAATAGCCTTACTTGTTGAattcttattttctgtctctactaGAATGAAATGCAGGTCCTTTTAGGTCCTGTTAACCAGTGTACCCCCAATAACATAATAATGTCAGGCACCTGACAGGCACTCAAACAACTGCTAAATAAAGAGATAGGCAAGCCGACTTTTCTATGGAAATCAAGTGGCGTGGTAGTCTGTGCCACAATTCCCAAGCACTGCTTGGAATTCCCCCTGAGCCTCTCATAAAGTCACAGAATAAATAGAGGAAGgtgattttatttctctaaactgcaaattaacaaatgtttaaaaaggaacataaattACTAGAGTAACAGATGATACATATTTCTGGCTCCATtaagtcaaaagaaagaaaggaggacaaGAACACAAAGGAGACAAACAAACTTGCTGTTCAATATATAACCAATATGACAAGGTAGCCTTTGGAGCCACAAAAAGATTAAATCATAGTTGATTATGCTTGTTTCTGAAGGAGCTGGTCTCTAAGCAGCAGTAAgcaacaactcaaatgtccacatACAGCATCAGGGTCCCTGAACAAAGAGCCTTCTTCCAGTTTCTCTGTCTTTCCCCACCAAGGATACAGACATGTCCAGCAGCAATATCGTAGCAAATGTCCTTCCTGTTTCAGGATGAGAACATCAACTCACTATATGACCAGAGAAGGACTCCTGGAGAGAAATGGGGAGTGTTCCCCACCAAAGGAGCTGAAGCTGGAGGAAGATAGTTTTCTTGTGTTTCCCTCTTGGAGGCAGGCCAATGCTGAAGTCAACTGGGCTATACCAATTCTGGTTTGAACACGGAGCACCCACTACGTGTAACAAAGTGTCTGGCTGTACACAGGTTGATGAAACAAGAGGAGCCAGGCCAGCACAAAGACAGAGGCCCACTCTTCTAGTGTTGGGTCCACTTGATGCTCTTGAGGTCAATGCCATCCTGCACCATTTCCCAGAGAGGGCTGCCAAAGAGAAGAGGTATTTGGATGAGTAAAGGCTTAGGAAGCAGTCAACACTGGCTTACAGGCCCTGAACCCTGACTTGAGTCCATCTGTTATTATCTCTCCTCCACCTTCTTGCCCTGACAGACCCCAAATAAGAAATTAGCAAGTCTTTCTCAGCTATATGTAAGTCTTTTTCAGCTCTAACCTCTCTCCAGCTGCCAACATTAATAACCAGGTACCCCAGACTTGGCTCCAACGGGGCCAAGCCAATAGTATCAGGTGTGGTTATATTTATAAAGCCCTCATCCCACTCCTGAGAGGCTATGGACATAATCTTCCTGGGGGAACCAAGACCCTTGGGACCTGTATAAGTAGTAGGTTTCATCCTCTCTACTAATCCCCACCACAAATGGACTCTTCAGCACTTGTTCCTGGGTTTTGCTCTAGTTCTCAGAGATACAGCTTAGCTCTAATCACCTGGGTATGTAGCACTCTTACCCAATTCCCACCAGCTTCATCTCCCCAGAATGGGACTATGCTTTCAACATCCCTGGCTCCAATTCAAAAGGCTCTCTTGGGTCTTAGACCTGGGCATCCCATCTCACATGAGAACTACTGCTGAGAAATCTCTCCTAAACTCTGATCCCCTACAGCTTAAACACCTTAGACAGTGTTCCTCACCAGGTATTACTTCAATGTATTATGACCATGGAATTTGTGGTTTGGATTTCCCCAGTTAATTTTCTTCTAACCAATTTCATTCTATTCttggtttctctctctccttacaCTATGCATTCCCAGCATGCCTTTCCATTTATGACATTTTCCAAGGATCCTTAAAGTTAGCCAtctccttcctgtctcttctcATTAAGCAAGGTCACTTATCACATAGACCACAAAATAAAACTCTGGCTGAGGGCTAAGGAGACCAGGTTGAATTCAGTTTATAAAGGGTCAGAAGGAATAGGGTGAAGATGCTGAAACCACACAAAGAGGAAGAATAAGTCTTTCCTGGCAGCATTGTTAGTAGAAATGCCCTTTGAGTATAACAGAGAGTACCAGAAAGTCAAGCCAAGGAGGAATCCTGAGCCTAAGAAAGTTAAGTAAGCTATAGATATTAGAGCAATACAACTAGACTCTGGCAATGAAAATCCAGAGCCCAGAAAGGCCTCGAAGAACTCATAAAGGGAAGCAGGTATATACCTAACTTCCTCACACTCACCAACTAAATCAAGAGAATCTTGAAAGTCAAATTGAACCAGGACAGAGCCAGGCTCTGAAAAAAGTCCAGAGGTCCCATGGTTCCCATGAGGAAGCAGAGCTCCATGGCTACCAGCAGAACCCCTGGTGATAGCTGGCTGGTAAAGGGTCTCTTGACTTTTGTAGGGATCTTAATAAAAGAAAAGTCTGAATAATGGTTTTTAACCTTTTGAGTATCTGATGAAAACTATGGACTttcttccaaagaaaatgaataactGCACAACATTTAGCATCAATTTCAGGGCTATCATGTACCTCCTGAAGTCCAGCTACAGAACCCAAATTAAGAATCCCTATCTTAAAGAGTTTTCCTATACttagtctacaaataacaaattttgTACTGACATTGGTGCAATGACAACTATTAATactatcaataaaaaaatgaaaaatcggACTTTATATAGTTCTTTAGTTAAAAACTAAAAGTGAAAACACTTCTTCATATTCTGAAAACAAGTAGTCAGGGAGATCCACTTTCTTGCTTTGTGGAACCTCTAAATCCTAAAATCCAAGAATTCTCAAGCTTTGGTTTCTGGCAGTGCTAATACACAGCCAGAGGACAAGAGAGGAGCCAGCACTGCAATTCCTTCCACGGGGTCTCTGGTACAATAGTGCACACCTCATTTCTCGAAGACGCTTCACATGGTGAATGCATTTCTCCACTGTGTAGTCCACTTCCTCCTCTGTAGTGAAACGGCCGATACCAAACCTGGGAAAGGCACAGAGAGGAGCACTGCATCAGACTTGTGGCACTGGGGtaaattcattcagcaaatacacaAAAGACATGGAGAGAACACCGTTCTTCCCTTGTAGGTCAGAGTTTATCAGAACATGGTCTGTGGACCACCTGAAAAGAAGTTTCCTGCTTGTTCTCCAAACCTAGTGAACCAGAATCTCTTGAGTGTGGCACTCAGACCACTTCATCTTTCACAAATGTCCCAGGTGACAGTCAGTGAAGTccaagaaccactgctctagaaacTTTCATGAAGAATGAAGAAGGGGTAAGGAAAACTAGACTGAGGAAGACTCTAACAGGAGATGAACAATACAAAAGAGGATGCCTTTCATTAACGGTTGCAGCTCAACTGACTGACCTGATAGAAGAGTGAGCTAAATCTTCATCAGTGCCAATTGCTCGAAGGACATAAGAGGGCTCCAGGGATGCAGAGGTGCAGGCACTGAGGAGAAAGACATATTGCATTGCTTGGTTCATCATCAAATCTGCTTTTGGCCCAAACCTCTAGTCTTGTTTCCACCCCCAGGCCCCTGGAGTCATGCTATGGAGACAAAGGAGACATTCTAATCTGACAGGTGTAAAGGTTTGGATACTGCTGGCACTTTCTGGGATGTGAAATTAGCTCCTCTGGCTGCTGTTGAGGATAGGCTCTTTGAACAACGGCACTGCCAAAGCATGACAGAACGTGATACCACATGATCTGAGTCTGCCAACAAGAGGCAGCAGGGGACTATGTGCTTACTCCCCTACAACCAAATACACCATCTATATCAGCCTAGACAGGAGTTAAACCCTTGATGGCCTCTGGAGCATCCTTGAATTCTAGAAGCCTGTAACAGAACTGCCAGAATGCTAGAACAGATACATGTATCTCCTGGGACCACAAAAGGCACAAAATTCTACCCCAGGAAGCCCTCCTAGGGTAACAAACTTTAACCTGTGCCCAGCCAGCTAAAAACAGTTGCTTACagggggtggtgggtgtagctcagtggtatagtgcatgcttagcatacacaaggtcctgggttcaatcccaagtacctctgtttaaaaaaaaaaaaaaggtacttacAAAATGACTATTACTCTTAGCCAAGAGCTGTAGCTGTTGTGCTTGTCATCTCTATGCTAGATGGTACTAACCTACCACTTAGAAGCCAGGCTAATTGGTCCTGCCACAGTCCCTGTCTATCCAGTCCAACTCACCTCCCCGAGGATAAGGCGACATCCTTAAGTGCCATCAGCAGACTCTCCCCTTCCACATATGCAAAGGATAGGTTGATGCAACCTGGAAGAAAGAACTGCATTGGGAGAAGTTTCAGAGTCTCAGGCTCTTCCAGATAGGGACAGAATGGGCATGTCCATACCTGGGTAATGGTGCTCAGGGTCTCCATTCATCACCACATCTGAAAGGCTCTTCATTATCTTCTGTGTCAGTCGCTCTGCTAACTCTGAGATCCGCTTGTGGTCATACTGAGGAGCAGGCAAGGGAAGACTATGAATAGTGACCATTAACACCTCAAAAACACACAGGACAGGGAGCCCTTCCCTGTGTCCAGAAGTACCAGTGCTTCTGACCCACCTATCATCCTGTGTTACTCATGGAAaccactgtatccccagcactGAGCATAGCACCTGGTGTGCAAAGGGGCTCAATAACTGGACACATGGTTCCAATAACCCAGACTAAATGAACTGATAACCACTGAAGGGGCCTGGATTTTGGAGCCCATTACACCTCCCTCAGAACAAGATGCCAGCAGCACTGGGACAAAGATGGTTTTCTTAAACCTCTTCTGGCAAAGATCTGACTCAGTCATGCCAAGAAGCCTCTAAATAGGAGACCCAGCACAGGGGAAGAATTTGTGGGACAGAACTACTCTCCCCATACCTCCATCTCTTTCTGTGCCACCTCAcacgcagcccccagccccaccaccaaAGGTGTGGGTACTGTCCCAGACCGCATACCCCGCTCCTGGCCCCCTCCACTCTGCAGGGCCTCCACACGCACACGGGGCCGGCGGCGAATGTAGATGGCACCAACCCCTGGGAAACAAAATTTgttacaaaaaagagaaaaaggaaaaggtagATGAAACAAAGTATCACTTTTCAAAGGGGTTGAAACATTCTTTCAACTCTTCTGCAAGCttgtaatttttcaaaataaaaaatgttggaggaaaaggagaaataccAGCAAAAGcataatatttatcaaaattatttAACATCAGGAAGGTAACTACCAGAAGGAGTGATGACCAAAATGGTTTAAAGTAGCTTCCTATGCATGTATAAAATGGCATCATAcaatgcagcattattcataatagcaaaaattagaaacaacttaGATGTCCATCAGCAGGAACATGGGCAAATCATGGTATATCTGTGCCCAAAATACAAAGTAGGTGTACTAAAGAATGAGGAAGCTCCTTCTATACTGTCACTATAAAATCTCTGAGATACATTGGTAGAAAACTGTGAAATATGAATAATGCCTGTACACCAGTTAAAAAAAGGATACATTGTTAGatgaaaaaagcaagatgcagaaCAATGAGTATAGTATGCTACTGTTTGAGTAAAATAGGGGAGGTGAGGGAAGTATATATGTGCTTGTAAATGCATAGAATAATTCTAGAAAAATATTCAAGAAACTGCCTCCCCAGTTGGGGAACAACATGGCTGGGAGCTGGGATGTGAGACTTCCCAGTGTActttttgtagcttttgagttTTGAACCATATTACCTTGTCTAAAtagaatgaaaatttaaaaccttAAGGGAAAAAGGGGTGGGTAGATCAGAATGGAAGTAAACATTAGCACAATCTCCTAGaatctatcaaaatttaaaaatgtgtataattTATGACTTAGCAAATCCATTTACAGGAATTTCACACCAAAATATGAGCATGAATGTATAAAGGTATTCATTAACTAGTCAAGGGTTTTGAATGGAGTGAACACTTGCTGAAGGTCATCTTCTCCCACACAGAACAACTGTTGAGGCAGAGACTGCAGATACTATAAAAACTAAGGCAGTGGTCCCTAACTATACTATGAAggaccttagttttaaaacaattttatgggTCCTAAACTGcatttattaagaaatatttcacatccccattaaaaaataaaatcaaactcaAATTCACTACCTGAACCTCTACAGTTCTCAAGTTCAGAGAGCAGCTGCTCAGATAACCAGCTCTGGATAGTAGCTAAATCTATTTAGATTAGATTCTAAGTTCAAAAAGCAAGAGTTTGGAGTGAGGGATACCCATATATAAGTGCTGATCAGAGCTTCTGCTCAATATGAGTTAACTGGTTTTATCAAAATAGATTTATCTATAATAAATGCCAATAAaggcaacattttaaagatagaaTGCCTTTTAAAAACAGCAGCTGCCAAAAACACTCTTTATAACCTCTGGGAGCCTTTAGAAGCCAGCTTGCATACTTCCAGGCACTATCACACCTTTTCCCACATCCACCCTGCAGACACAGCTTAAAGTGTGGAGGCATAGCCAGCCACCACAGGCCCTCACCTAAAAGACAGAGGAGGAGTTGTTTGCTTTTGAAGGCTACCTCCACAAAATAGAGGATAACAGACTCTTGCCAAAGGTTGGGGTGAAGAGGCAGAACTCCACCTAGAAAACATTCCTAGGCCAACAGGACCATAGGAGACAGACAAGTATCCTTGAGAGACTAACCTGAGCAGAGACAACTAAATCTAGGAACAAATACCAACAGACATAAAAGCCCACCCAATCTTCCCCTAAGGCTAAAATAAGACACAGGGGGATGAAGGACTCAAAGAATATTGCTCTGCATATCACAGCTGACAAGACAACTGGACTTACCTAGCTAATTTGATATGACAAAACCCTTTGCTCCTCAACCAAATTAACATCTACATGTTCTCTAAGGATTTTCTAAAGAGACCAGGGAAGAACGGTCTGCTATATATAGTGACCACTAGAGTCTACAAGTAGGCAAGTGTTCTTTGCTACTGCTAAATAACACTTGGATTCTGCAGAGCACTAACTTCCTCTGAGAGCAATGATAGTCCCGAATGAATTCCAGGAACATCTGTCAAAGGGTTTGctgggaggcacagagaggaggaaCTCTAGGAGGGGCAGTACCTTTGGGACCATAGATTTTGTGACCACTGATGCTCATGAGATCAATTTTCATGTCATTGACGTCAAGTGGGATTTTTCCAACAGCCTGGGCTGCATCGGTATGAAAATATACCTTTCTGGAACTGCAAATCCGCCCTGAGGAAACAACAGAGGGGAAGAACCAGAGCTCAATGTCAGGAAGTCACCTGGCAGTTGTCCTACAATGTACTAAGAGTTCTAAGGCAAAACTGCCTCTGGCATTGGCCTCTAGCCATAAAGTAAATCaatcctctctttctttttctctttctgtctctgtctcattcTCAGCTCCTTGACTAGAATAAGTAAGAGCAAGTACAAAGCACCAAATCAAAAACTCCTGATATTTTGATTCCTAAGAATCTTTCTACCTCATTAACACTTGTCTTTCAATATATCAAATTACCTTTTAGAGACTTTTTGATTTAAAAGGCACAAAGATTAACAGATCTATTTGCTAATGTGGCTAAGAGGTTACAGGGTGAGTGTCTCTGGCTCTAGGTGAGCATAATAAAGAGatgttctaaaatgaaaaaagtgaatgaGGTAGAGAAAAAAGgtggaggttttttgttttgttttcagcacCAACtgcatgaaaatgaaaacataacaggTACTAGACCTGGATTCAAATACTAGCTATGCCATTTACAATATGTCCTTGAACAAGGAACTAAAGTTCTCTTTCCCTTGATTTCCTTACTGTATTCAATAAAGCGTCACAGCTCCTGGTCCAGTCCTGCCCCTCAGATGGATCCCAGTGGTGAGCAAGCATCAGGTCCACCCACGATACTCACCTATTTCTGCAATGGGCTGCTTCACTCCAATCTCATTGTTCACAGTCATGACTGAGACCAGGCTGGTATCTGGCTGGATGGCAGCCTCTAGTTCCTAAGAATATCAGAAGTAAGACTGTATAGTACCAACAAAGTCCTCCCTAACTCGGAATGTAGGCAAACTTAGACTTGAAAAGGGGCTTTTCCCTACATACCTATCAAAACAGGTAAAATTAAAATAGTGACAACACAAAATGCTGGAGGATGCAAAGAAGCTGGATCATTCATACACCactggtgggaacataaaatggtgcAGGTATACTGAAAAAAAGTTTGGTAGTTTTTGTTCCTTATAAAGCTAAACATGaaattatcatatgacccaataatcacactcttgggcatttacctcagggaaatgtaaacttaaattcacacacacaaaaaactataCATAAATGTTTACAGTAACTATTCATATGTTCATTTggctattcataatagccaaaaccaagaaacaaccca from Vicugna pacos chromosome 19, VicPac4, whole genome shotgun sequence encodes the following:
- the NFS1 gene encoding cysteine desulfurase, producing MLLRTAWRRAAAALPFAQGLRAKAPTRGLRLRVVGHAPQSAVPSDAATAPEAESMLRPLYMDVQATTPLDPRVLDAMLPYLVNYYGNPHSRTHAYGWESEAAMERARQQVASLIGADPREIIFTSGATESNNIAIKGVARFYRSRKKHLITTQTEHKCVLDSCRSLEAEGFQVTYLPVKKSGIIDLKELEAAIQPDTSLVSVMTVNNEIGVKQPIAEIGRICSSRKVYFHTDAAQAVGKIPLDVNDMKIDLMSISGHKIYGPKGVGAIYIRRRPRVRVEALQSGGGQERGMRSGTVPTPLVVGLGAACEVAQKEMEYDHKRISELAERLTQKIMKSLSDVVMNGDPEHHYPGCINLSFAYVEGESLLMALKDVALSSGSACTSASLEPSYVLRAIGTDEDLAHSSIRFGIGRFTTEEEVDYTVEKCIHHVKRLREMSPLWEMVQDGIDLKSIKWTQH